Below is a window of candidate division KSB1 bacterium DNA.
TCCGATTCTTTCGAGTTAAAACCCGGGGCTGCAGGATTTTCATCATGCTCCTGAAAAGCGATTAAGAATAATGCCAGGCTCAAAACGAAAATGTACATTGCACAAGAATTCTTGAGCTTCATATCTCCTCTCCTCATTAATGAGTTCCGTTATTAATTAGGGTCTACAGAAAAAGAAGAACAATATTACCTAAGGTTAATAATATCAATTGATTAATTGGTTATTTCTTAGTATATTTAGCTATCTAATTGCAAGGTTTTTCTGCAGATTCGTTGAAAACCTTGCACTTTCGAATGCAATTCAAATTAGGTGGCGTCCATGTACAACTTCTCTGAACCAGACGTGAATCAAATCGAGCTGTTTGAACAATCTCTGCCGTTCGGCGGCAAACTGAATCGCACCAATCGTTGGATTCTTTTGGCTGAGCTGATTGCCTGGCGCGAGCTTGAGGCGACCTATGCCAAGACCTTTTCAATCACCGGGCGCCCAGGTATTCGCGCCCGTTACGTACTCGGCTCGCTTATTATCAAGCACATCATCGATAGCAGCGATGAAGAAGCCGCCGAGCACATTTCTGAAAATCCATATATGCAATACTTTATTGGATTGCCGCGCTTTTCATATCGACTTCCGTTTGACACTAGTACCTTCAGCAAGGTCAGGAAACGGCTTGGCAAAGAACAATTTGACGAATTTGAACAAAACCTCATCAACACCCTGGTGGAGAAAAAACTCCTGCGCCCTAAAGGTCTGTTGACCGACGCCACGGTCTTCCAAAGTGACATCACGTTTCCCACCGACTGTGGCCTGCTAAACAAAATTCGTCACGTCTGTGTGGAGCAGATCAGAACGCTCAGCAAAGCGGTCGGCTGCAAAGTTCGCACCTATCGCCGGGTTGCCCAGAAAGCCTATGTTGCCTTTTCAAAAAAGCGGCGCAAGACACACAAAGAAGTGCGTCAGATGCAGAAGCAACTCCTGCAATACGTCCGGCGTAACATTCGACAACTCAGTGAACTCATCGAAGAAGTCGCCGATGCCGGGGTGGCTGTCACTGAAAAAGTGGTGGCGACGCTCCAGGCGGT
It encodes the following:
- a CDS encoding IS5 family transposase, which produces MYNFSEPDVNQIELFEQSLPFGGKLNRTNRWILLAELIAWRELEATYAKTFSITGRPGIRARYVLGSLIIKHIIDSSDEEAAEHISENPYMQYFIGLPRFSYRLPFDTSTFSKVRKRLGKEQFDEFEQNLINTLVEKKLLRPKGLLTDATVFQSDITFPTDCGLLNKIRHVCVEQIRTLSKAVGCKVRTYRRVAQKAYVAFSKKRRKTHKEVRQMQKQLLQYVRRNIRQLSELIEEVADAGVAVTEKVVATLQAVKELYAQQKQMYDSKKKSVENRIVSFHKPYIRPIVRGKDGKGTEFGAKVSLSHVDGYLFADYISFDNYHEGKKFIDSVELFEKRFGKKPNYVAMDQAYGSKENRNYLKEHTIRAAVKPLGRPKKNNANDTETRWRKRKQKERNRIEGAIGNSKNKYSLGVIRAKSEITEYAWIRFALMSRNIAIAGKRIL